A stretch of DNA from Dokdonia sp. PRO95:
GCGACGAACTTCCTCGCCATTAATTTGAGTTTTTAAAGTTATATATTGTCCTGCAGAGAAGTTAAAATCTTCTTTAAGCGAATCTGGAACAGCAAAAGTTACTGCCACAGATTTTTCTGTAACGCGCGTAATGCTTTGTATATGAAGTGTATGAAATTGTGACATTATGTTTTTTTTGTAAAAATACAAACGATTGCGTTTTGTATGTAACATTATCGAGAGTTTAAATACCTATACCTCGCTAAATAACCTGTGATTATGGTAAAACAATTTATAAGTCTAGAGTGGAAGGCTTTTTTTAGAAGTGCTTCTTTTCAAACCAACCTCGCTCTCAAGATCTTGATGATTTTTGGGGTGTTGATGATGATTTTGTACCTAGGAGGTGCAGGTGTAGGACTCTATTTCCTTCTTGAGAAAATGGACCTCGAACCTTTTGCCACGGTAAACATGTTTATGATTTATTATGTAGTGGGTGATCTCATTATACGATACATGGGGCAGAAAATGCCGGTAGTAAACATCAAACCGCTATTACTACTGCCTTTTAAGAAGACTAAGATTGTAAAGTTTGCATTAGGTAAGACGGTACTTTCTTTCTGGAACTGGATGCATGCATTTTTCTTTATTCCATTCTCTATAGTCTTAATTGCACAAGACTTTAATCCGCTGGGAGTATTGGCATGGCATATTGCAATGTTCTGTTTTATATATGCAAATAACTTTATCAATGTCTTTTTAAATGATAAGTTGTGGTTAGTAATAGGTGTGGGAGCACTTTTTGCACTTCTAGGCGCTGCTCAGTATTACGAATATTTTGATATTACTGCTTTCACCCAGCCATTCTTTCAAGGGCTGTATGAAGTGAAGTGGACGGTTATTTTCCCTATAGCACTACTTGTTGTGGTGGCAACCATCGCATTTAAATATTTCTTAGCACGATTATACCTTGATGCAGGGCTGGCAAAAAAGGTGAGTGAAGCAAGCGGTGGAGATTTAGGATGGTTAGACCGTTTTGGGAAACAATCTACATTTCTCAAAAATGACATTAGACTTATAATGAGAAATAAACGCTCTAAGACTACGGTCTTTATGAGTATGATGTTTTTGTTTTATGGATTGTTGTTTTTTGGAGTAGAGGTTTATAGTGGTCCGTTCTGGATGATGTTTGCGGCAGTGTTTGTGTCGGGAGGGTTTTTGTTCAGTTTTGGTCAGTTTGTTCCATCATGGGATAGTGCTTACTATCCGCTCATGATGACGCAAAATATTGCTTATAAAGAGTATTTAAAATCAAAGTGGTTACTAGTGGTAATCGCCACTCTTATCTCTGCAATACTTTGTATTCCTTATGTTTACTTTGGGGTAGATGTACTACTCGCCATCATTGTAGGCGCCATTTTTAATATGGGAATTAACGCTCACTTAGTATTACTGGGTGGTGCGTTTATAAAAACACCTATAGACTTACAGAGTGGTAAAAAAGCCTTTGGTGATAAGAGCTCTTTTAATCTTAAAACATTACTCGTGAGCTTGCCAAAAATGCTCGGACCTATGGCTTTATATGCTATAGGCCACTTTACAGTAGGTCCCATGCTAGGGTATGCACTTGTTGCTATAGTAGGATTGATAGGTTTTGCCTTTAGAGATAAAGTGTTTGACCAGATTATTAAAATATATAAGAGCGAGAAGTACAAAACGCTTGAGGCTTACAAACAAACTAAATAATACAGACTATGATTACTATAAACAACTTATCAAAATCATATAGCGGAGTAACAGTTCTCAATCTTGAAGGGTTTGAGATTCCTAAGGGACAATCTTTTGGACTAGTAGGTAATAACGGCGCGGGAAAAACAACACTTTTCAGCTGTTTGCTAGATCTTATCCAGCCTACTTCTGGCTACATAGAAAATAGTGGGGTAAAAGTGCATGAAAGTGAAGATTGGAAAACACACACCGCATCTTTTATAGACGAGACTTTTCTCATAGGTTACTTAACACCAGAGGAATACTTTTACTTTATAGGAGACTTGAGAGGTGAGAATAAGGCAGATGTAGATGCGTTACTTGCAACTTTTGAAGACTTCTTTAATGATGAGATTATTGGAAAACGTAAATATCTGCGTGATCTTTCTAAAGGAAATCAGAAAAAAGTGGGTATTGTAGCTACACTTATAGGAAAGCCTGATGTTATTATTTTAGATGAACCTTTTGCAAATCTAGATCCAACTACGCAAATAAGGCTTAAGGGAATCATCAAGCAAATGGCCATTGACAAGGAGGTTACAGTACTAGTTTCAAGTCATGATTTACAGCACGTAACAGAAGTTTGTGAGCGTATTGTGGTGCTTGAGAAAGGAGAACTTGTAAAGGACATTATTACCTCACCGGCTACTCTTAAAGAGCTAGAAGGTTATTTTGCTGGCAATGAGGTAATCACAGGGGTGTAAATTTTGGGTAAAAAAAATGGTCACAATAAAGTAACCATTTCCTAAGTTCCCCAACTTAATTGTTCAAACCTTATAAAGGTCTGAACAGTAAAAATACTAAAGTGCTTGCAATCAACGATGAACATGGGGTAATTTTTATGAAAAAAATTCAAACGATTGCGTAAATACGCTTTTTGATACTTTTTTACTGGAAATAGGATACTTCTTAATAAGTGAATACTATTTAATTACGGATAGAAATCTTCGTTTTTTCAAAAAGAAGCGTATTTTTACGAGCCTCCATACTAATTACGGTAAATTACAGTTCCCTTTAGTAAAAACAAATAAGGTTTGAAATTACTCTTAAGACGTTTATTCTTTACTGGTGTTATTACACTATCTCTATCGAGTTGCTCTCGTAAGAACGATTCTTTTTTGAGCCGTAACTTCCATGCTGTTACTACAGAGTTCAATACATTGTATAATGGAAACGTTGCGCTAGAAGAAGGCAAGAACTCCCTCGTACAAACCTTTAATGATAATTATTGGGATGTTTTACCTATTGAGCGCATCGCTTTTGAAGAAAATACAGCTCTAGGAGAAGAGAATAGAGACCCTAACTTCTTAAGAGCAGAAGAAAAAGCCATAAAGGCAATACAAAACCATGCTATGAAAATAGATGGTGAGGAACGCAACCCACAAATGGATGAAGCTTTTCTTCTATTGGGTAAAGCACGTTACTACGATCAGCAATTTGTACCTGCTTTAGAGGCTTTTAATTATGTACTCGCATATTATCCCAAGAGTAATAACATAGCACAAGCCAAGGTCTGGAAGGCAAAAACAAATATTAGGCTTGAGAATAATGAGGTAGCAATTAAAAATCTTAAACAAATTTTTGAGGTAGAAAAAGATCTCAAAGATCAAGATATTGCAGATGCTCATGCAATGCTCACGCAAGCATATCTCAACCTTGGTATTCAAGATAGTGCATTTCAATATATACAAAGTGCGGCAAAGCTTACAAGAAAATCTGAAGAGCGCGGTCGCTACAACTATATTTTAGGCCAATTATACAATAGAGCAGGCGAGTATTCACTCGCAAATGAAGCGTTTCAAGATGTTATTGATCTCAACCGTAAAATACCACGTAAATACCATATTAACGCACGCTTGGAGCAAATGCGTAACTACGATTATAAAGTGGTAGATACGCTAGTAGTAAGAGAGCGCTTAGATAAAATGGTTCGTAACCGTGAGAATAGACCATTTTTAGATAAAATCTATTACGCAAAAGCAGACTTCTTTATGAGAACAGGAAGAGAAGACTCTGCAATTGTTAATTATAATAAGTCTTTAAGGCAAAGTAGTACAGATGATTACTTGCTTTCTAGAGATTACCTAGCACTCGCAGATTACAATTTTGAGCAGGCCTCGTATAAAATTGCGGGAGCATATTATGATAGTGTTATAGGAAAAATTAATGATCGTAGCCGTGAGTATCGTACTATCAAGAAAAAGCGAGAGAATCTAACTGACGTTATAGATTATGAAAACCTCACACAGCGCAATGATAGCATCATTGCTTTAGTGACACTTTCAGAAGACTCACTTACGGCTTATTTTGATAACTACATTGCGCAAATCAAAGCAAAAAAGGAAGCAGATTCTATTGCACGTGTTGATAAAATACGTAACAATGAATTTTTTAATGCTTCAGGTAGTGGAGCTAGAGAATCCGGTGGAGAGCCAGGAGAGTTTTATTTCTATAATGATGTAGCAGTTGCATACGGAAAACAGTCTTTTGAAAGAAGATGGGGGAAACGCCGTCTCGTGGATGGATGGAGATTATCTTCTGTACAATCTGTACCTCTTAATTCGAGTAACTTGCCAGTTGCCTTAGATAATCCAGATCTTGACGGAGAAAAAGACATGACTACGGCAGATTATATTGCAAGCTTACCAAGGGAGAAGACTCAAGTAGATAGTCTGTTAAAAGAACGCGACTTTGCATACTTCCAGCTAGGTCTTATTTATAAAGAGAAATTTAAAGAATATCCTCTGGCAGCCCAGCGATTAGAAAAATTACTAACTTTTAATCCAGATGAAAAGTTGGTGCTTCCTGCATTATACAATCTCTACCAAGTGTATGGGACTATGGACGCTTCCGCGAAAGCGAATACCTACAAAAATAAAATTACAACGGAATATCCAGATTCTCGTTATGCTACTCGCATCAATAATCCAAACAAAGCAT
This window harbors:
- a CDS encoding ABC transporter ATP-binding protein; translated protein: MITINNLSKSYSGVTVLNLEGFEIPKGQSFGLVGNNGAGKTTLFSCLLDLIQPTSGYIENSGVKVHESEDWKTHTASFIDETFLIGYLTPEEYFYFIGDLRGENKADVDALLATFEDFFNDEIIGKRKYLRDLSKGNQKKVGIVATLIGKPDVIILDEPFANLDPTTQIRLKGIIKQMAIDKEVTVLVSSHDLQHVTEVCERIVVLEKGELVKDIITSPATLKELEGYFAGNEVITGV
- a CDS encoding DUF5687 family protein, whose amino-acid sequence is MVKQFISLEWKAFFRSASFQTNLALKILMIFGVLMMILYLGGAGVGLYFLLEKMDLEPFATVNMFMIYYVVGDLIIRYMGQKMPVVNIKPLLLLPFKKTKIVKFALGKTVLSFWNWMHAFFFIPFSIVLIAQDFNPLGVLAWHIAMFCFIYANNFINVFLNDKLWLVIGVGALFALLGAAQYYEYFDITAFTQPFFQGLYEVKWTVIFPIALLVVVATIAFKYFLARLYLDAGLAKKVSEASGGDLGWLDRFGKQSTFLKNDIRLIMRNKRSKTTVFMSMMFLFYGLLFFGVEVYSGPFWMMFAAVFVSGGFLFSFGQFVPSWDSAYYPLMMTQNIAYKEYLKSKWLLVVIATLISAILCIPYVYFGVDVLLAIIVGAIFNMGINAHLVLLGGAFIKTPIDLQSGKKAFGDKSSFNLKTLLVSLPKMLGPMALYAIGHFTVGPMLGYALVAIVGLIGFAFRDKVFDQIIKIYKSEKYKTLEAYKQTK